The Anas platyrhynchos isolate ZD024472 breed Pekin duck chromosome 1, IASCAAS_PekinDuck_T2T, whole genome shotgun sequence genomic sequence ATTAATGAGTAGTACAACAACTGCATTCAGACCAAACCCTCAAATAAAATAGTGCCATAAACTTTACAGTGACATCTGATATGTTTGTGCTGTAACGATGGGCAACGATGACGACTCTGTATTAACATGCTGTTAGAATAAGGCTTGCAGATTTGCTACAGGACAGACTAGTTTGTGCACCAGTTTTAaatctccttcctcttcccccagAATTTGGTGGCGGAGGAACCGTTAAGGCCCCTTCTTCGCTGGCCTGCTTTCCAGATGAGCCTGACAACCCTGTTCAGCCCGAGCTATTTCACGATGCACGGCTTGATCTATTTTCCAGTAGGCTGGAACATGGCTCTTGTACTGCACAGAAATCTTGGCTCCACTGAGCCGGGAGCAAGCCTCACGTTGATTCTTGCAGAGCCAGGACTTCACCCTTGCCATGCTAACCGTGTATTGCCTTTTGATTTGAAAGACTACGTATGAGGATGTATTTAATTAGGGAATATAGAGTCTGCCTTATGATATATGTACCTCCTGACTGCTGATCCTGAACATCACCGCTGGTGACGAAGGAAAAGtgaggaaggggtggggagagaTGACTCCACTGGGTGGGGAGGCACAGTGCCTTCTCAGGGCTTCTGGTGCATCAGTCGTTTCAGTGAGAACAGGGCATCTACACACCTCTGAGGCTCAGAGCCCAGCTAGCTGAGTAAAATGAAAGGGAGAATTGTAAACAATATTTCCATATAATTAGGAGGTCACTTTACCCATCGTTATTCCAGCCTTTTTCAATGTGATAAATTTGACTTTGGCTGCTACCAAAAAAGGcaattgctgatttttttttttatataggcatatttaaataataatagtatcAACAAATAAGAAAAGTCTAAATATCAAGCATAAATATCAATGAACTCATCAAATAGTACAGTAGTTGAAAATGACCCAAGGCTGTAGCCGtcgtattaaaaaaaaaaaaagtccaagagaaaaaagttaaattaaCTTATTGAAAAAGGGCTGATTCTTTCAGTTGACAAAGCAAGAAAGAAGCAAGCAtgattaaaacaacaaaaaaaagtaaaatctttttttttgcaatttatAAGGTgccaagagaaataaaacaaattagatGCAAAGCAGGATGAGttgcatccaaaaaaaaaataaaataaaaccaacaaaagaacccaaaacaaaacaaaacaaaaaaaacagcaataaaaaaattCCATATTCTTTGGAATATACaacatggttaaaaaaaaaaaaaaaaaagaaaggatgaaGTCCAACATATAAAACCTCTCATTCACAGCATTGCTAAAACAGAAGCGTTCACAGTTTCCCTCTGGGAATCTTCCTATACTTCCTTATAGTTAATATGTCCGTAAGATGCAGTAAACTCACTAAGATTCTTTTAGGTCTTAAGTCTTAAAAATAGAAGTGAACTCTTTAGGGCTGTGGAGACCTTCAAGCCCGGGCACGTTTGGAAGCCACAGGCCTGGAAACAAACTGGGTATCTTCCTACCCACCCTCACTACCTACAGGCCACCAACCTGCACGTCTTCCTTTCCAGAAGCTCAGCCCCCCGAGAGGGTACCTTGTTGGCGTGCCGCTGCTTcgccagccccacagctggctGGCCAACGCACACCACCGCTCCTGGGAGCGCTGACTTCTGGAGAGTTTGCTTCTGGAAGTGATGTATGAACATGGCAGGGCCCACAAGCAAGACAGGTGTTTATGGGATACCTACAGGCATCGGTAAATCGAAAGCACGTCAGTCCTGGCCCCGTGACTACATAAAATGCATTCAGTACGGTCGCCACACCGCTTCCTCTAGCCTTGCCGTGGTGCCCATGTTAGTCGGGGAGTTGCTGTGGCTCCCTTCTGCCTCAACCACATCGCTTTGGTTGGGAAGGTTGGGGTTGAGGAGTGTCGATCCCGTGGAAGCATTGGTGCAAGGAGGGTGGATGCGCGGGGGGGACCGGTCTCCCCCCGAGATCATGGAGAACTGATAGGACCCGGCCGAGGTTCCGTAGTAGAGGTGGTACGAGGGCGAGCTGGTCTGGAACGGGCTGCCTTGGGCCTGAGAGGAGCCGGGGTACGGAGGCGGGAGATAGGTGTGGTATCTCGTGGCCGTGGACATGGCAGACATACCGATCCCGATCCCCGAACTGACGGGCGTCGGCGTGTAGGTGAACGCTCCCGGGTAGTGCATCCGAGGGTCGGAAATGGAAGGGAGCGCGGAGAAGGAGCGGTCAATCCCCACCCTGGGGTCACTGAATGCCGTCAGGTCGGAAGCACCTGGAGCGCAGGGAAGGAAGGCAGAGAGCTGTTAAGCTGGCAGAGCAGAGGTTCACCTTTTCAAGGCAATAATCAACATCCGAACCCTGTTCTACAGCTCGCCAAAGCGGTGCTGCTGGGGACAGAACAGAGCTGTCCCTCACCTCGTCTCTGACACGGTCACTGTAGTGCTTGCAGGTCTGGATGTTTTGGATTAATTTCAGTAAAGCAGCAATTAAAGAGGAGTGCCAAGCTCTCACATCGTCTTGTATGTGTATGTGCTCGCTCCTAAAGACCTTACAGCACATACAATTGTTTACACTTCCAGTGTCCTCATCCTCAGCGGCTGGGTGTGGGATGGGGATGCAGATCTCAGCCTTGCTCAGAATCACATGAGTCACCAGGGACACTGATGGGACCTAAATACAAATCATCCGGCTTCTGCATAGTTTCTCCTTGCTCCCTGTTTTATTTGCTGACTCAAATGGGAAGCTCCCTGGAGCACACATTGTCCTTCGGGTACACGAACATACACAGGCAAGGTCTACACACACAGGCTTAGCCCAGCTGTTAGCACTTAGGAGCACAGCTCCACATTGACTCTCGACACTACCAAAGTCAAGAAAAATCAGGTTCATTTAAGGTCTTTGAATCTGGGTCTTCATATGACGTCTACACAGTTGTTACTAACTTCTGAAAATCTTGGCTCTAATGAGGATATAAAAAAGCAATgcctttttaaagcagaattatATCTTTGGGAGttggatgtgtttttttttttttttttccccctttcattTGTACTAGAAACCTTTCTCATCCTGCTAAGCAGAGGTTTTATAGGTTGGTCAAATTGTGCTCCGCTTTGTCTGACATCAGTGAAAGGATGCCCACTCCCACCATCTCCTTTCCTGGTGTGCAAGGATTAAACAAGAAGAGCAGGTAACAGCCTCTTTAGAAAGGATCTTCATCATGACTCAGATTAATGGAAGGTGTCAGTCCCTAGAGTTGGCAGCAGTGCGtgattaaaataacaacaataattaagaaaaaaaatctttccagaaGACAACTTCTCCTGTCAGACAAGGCGTGGAGTCGGCAGGAGCCATGCGCTGAAGGAAATACTCATGAgaagaagcagagagaaaacaaagctcTTGGCTCTGACTGGTTTTAAAGCTAGAGCAGACACACTCCAGCGCCAAGCTCTGAAAGCTCGTCAGCCGCGCAGCCAACACGCTGATGAATTTCTACAAATTTCTTAGAAAAGCTTTGACGCATGCTGGATGCTTCCTTTTTGAGTTTGCCTTctgtatctatttttttttctggaagatcAGTGGGACCCCTGAAGACACTTCCTTCCCCCAGACCCAAGCACATTTAGATTTAACACAGCAAGACGCTATGGTGTGGAATGGCAGGAGGTTAAGGATAGCTTAGGCTGAAGGTGACATCTGACAACCTGCCAGACTTTAAATGGTGCTTCCACACCTCATTCCTGAGAAAGAAATCAAACTTCTTGAAACTGCCTAGACACATCACTTGTCAAATGAGGGTTTCTTCTGCCCAGGTtggcaaacagcagaaaaacaaaactaatgtCAAGGTGTTTCAAGTATGTCCCATagccttctttttccttttgaggCACCATATCTTTAGATGGTAGGACCTAAAATCCCTCAGACTTGCTGTCTGTTTTGACCATGAGTAATTTAAATAGGCAGCACGTGTGTGTGACAGTAATGGGGTTGGGGAGAAagtattgaaatattttactggAAGTACTGAATGACATTTAATGTACGGGTAATATTTCAGAAGCATTAtaaaaaaacaggttttgtaGAGATGAGCCTCCATGTAGAGAAAGAGCTgggggaaaattaaaaagaagtcttttcattaaaaataataataataataaaaaaaagtacttcAATGAAAAATGTGGATAGTTAcggacatttttttaaaaaacaagatttattttttttatttattattatttttttcccccccaagaAAGGGTTCCTGCTTTTTTTGGGTAGCTCTGTGATGTAATTAGCACCCAGGACTAACAAATAGTTTACTTTGGTGGGCATCATCCCTTTGACTCTTCCAAAGCAGGTTCTGTAATGACAACAACAGGACAGGCTGGAGCACATTTAAGTGATTCCCTCTGATCTTAGAAGAAGCCCTGATTATTCAAATGAGAGCAATATGTGCGGCCAAAtaagatatttttgaaaaagcCATGTGCAAATTTGGATGATATGGCTCTCATTCATTTAAGGAAAATTCCTGCTATGGAACACACACATATTGGTTCAATATGTGGGGTTAGAGTCAGCATATGGTCAGCTGAGTATGCTGCAAGCCACGGGGGTAGCTTTCACTTCCACGCTATATTTTTATGTTGGCTTGTAAAGCTCGGCGGTACAATTTGAGAAAGATGTAACAAGACAGTACAGCGCAACACTTAAGATGTCAAAAAATACTATCTTGCATGCAGCGTGTCCACCCATAATTTGCTGTGCTCTGGTCTGAATTTAGAGTGAGGGAGGAAACAGAACTGGAGTATCTGTGGCATTTATTTCTTGGCAGATACGACAGCTCCCCGGCTATCTAAATGATTTTAATAGTTCCAGACATCTTCAAAGTGCTACTTTCTcctgttcttttctctttcagcaacgATATGCTGGGCCCCAAACCATACTCCCTCGCTCTTTGCACAACCATTTGGGAAGGCTCACTACAGAGGGCCCAGCACAAGCTTCACTGGCActggggagaagctgtggcagCAGACGAGGATGTGGCACCCGTTTTGCTTGGGCATCAGCCAGGGGCTTCAGCAGGACCTGGTCTGGGGGCACTGATTTTTGGGCGCTTACCGGAGAGGCGGCTGGAAAGCTCTGCGGTGAGGGACGTCATGCCGCTGGCCCTGCCGGGTGATATCGGCGTGGCGGGGTGCACCGAGGGGGTGGCGATGGAGCCCAGGTACTGGTAGGACTGGTCGTAGGACCACGGCGGAGACGGCTGCACTTGCCTCGTGTCTGCAATGAGAAAGAGACCTATTGGCTGTTTGGAATGGTAACGCTTCGCAGTCCAGTATGCAAACCCAATGGCGTGGTGGACATGGAAACTTAAATACCAATGTAATTACATTTCAGTGCCATAATCCCCCTACAGATGAAGTGCTTTCTAAAACACTATTTCTGCATTTGGGAGTTTTgagtggttgttttttttttttcttgtgaagctttttgccttttcccatTGTCGGTAGGCAGTGAAAACCCGTCAGGGAAAGCTGAGATTAAGCTTTCCGAGGTGAAAGACTACTCATTTCTGGGATGCATTAGTATTTCAGGCTGTGCGTTCACAGCCCTTTTTGCCAAAAAAGCATGTCTTGCATGGCACCACGAAGACAAAAATACCGAACTGTGAGTGCTTCTGTGCAAGGGTGTAcgtagagagagaaaaacaagataaaaatgcGTCTGTGTGGGAGAGACGGAGAGACAGAGAAGGGGAGTGAGACTAATCTCCTCCAGAAGGCAGATTCCCAGTTGGATGGCTAGGACTGGGGATTTTGTCTTCCTCCATCTTTTGAAAATCCCAGCCTGAATGAAGCAGAGAGGTATTTTGCACATCTATTTCACATACACTAtgcataaaatacagaaatacaattCAGAGGGAGGGGTGCATCTACTAGCAGCGGCTGAACTCGGGGAACAGAAACCCTGGCACAAACTGTGGAAGTGCTAAGCTGAAATCAATGAAGCTCTGCAAGTACAGGCTTTTAGGAGAAGTTTCTGGTGCTTGGAAGCAAAATCCCAAACCGCATGGATGCGTAAAACATTTAGTTAAATAGGGAAAAACACTGGCCTATTATTTTCTAGCCCCAAGACGTCTGAAATCAAAGATGCATAGCAGGGAGTTTGTCCAAACCAGTTGCACCAATGTAGCAACAACTCtattttgcttatttaatatttgcatACAAAACTGGCATTTTTGAGTGTATAGAAATGTCTAGTTTTTGTATAACTCAAAGTGAGAATGAATCCAccccccttccctgcccacaACATTGTTTACTGTTTTTAGCAaaatctttttccattttcttcagcaCTAAGAGCAGTCTCCTGCAGCTTCATCTAGCTAATTGCCTTTTTGAAAGAAGCAAATGTTGGATGGACTGCATTCAGATAAAACTGATACCAGCATGGAAGGGAAATTTCCCAAGTCTGAGACGAAGGACTTTGATCTTCCATCAGAAAGCCCATctggaaattattattttgttgtgcTTTATGGAGATgagttttacattttgtttgtttcatctgTTTAGAAAGGAAGATTTATACAAAACTCCGagcctttcaaaaataactagtGAAGGCATTTGCAGAGTAAACTTAAGTCTCCTAAAGATTTTTCTGCTGAGTAACATATTCAAAATCAGATattatcaatatttatttttttttttttttaggcagacttcctcaaaaataaattcagttgactcatgttttaaaagcaacatCCAATTGGACTAAATGGGCTTTAgcagcaacaaacaaaaagatgtaGGCACAAAGCCTGCCGCGTTCGGAGCTGTAACATCATCTCGCTGTTAATGTATGGCCGGTGTTTATTAAAGACGACGGAAACAGACAAGGGAATTCAGTCTCCAGGGGAGGCATTAGGATAAATACCACAAACCTTCGGCAGAGTAAGCTTTGTAATGCTACGACACCGCATGCTTCAGTTCCCAAATGGGGTTAATTAAATCGCGCCTGCCTTATTTCAGCACCCAGTCCCACTGATCCCAGTTCAGCAGTTCAGCCGAGTGCCGGGGCTGAGATATGTGCACTGGAGGCGCCCAGGCCCGGGCTGGAGGCTCcatagttttgtcttccagcCCAGGGAGTCCTTGGAGTGTCCCGCCAAGGCTGACgctgcaggagccagaggcTCCTCTCCACCACTGCTCTCTCAAGGGCTTTGTCCAACGCTGCCACTGCAGAAGGAGGTTCCAGCTGGGGCCACGGCctctctgcttctctgccttttcAGGAGGGAGGAAACTCCACGTTGCTCCCGTTCTCCTTATTTTGTGGTTGCAGGGAAGCTTTAGTTTCGAACGAGGAGGCTTGTGGAGCACATCCTGAAGTTGGCCACGTCCCCAGTATTTgttcttgtttattttgcagCTGAGCGCCTTTGACTGGAAATGTCTTATCACTTGCTCTCAGGTCCTCGGCTCCTAGCACCgaagggaagaggggaaaagtCCCTGCCTCCAGAGGGACCTGTACGGCTGCAAAGGCAGTGCTGCCGCCCATCCTTGTTTTTCAGACTGGAAGGAGAGAACATGCTGTCTATTTTCTCCTGTCACTGACTTCCATTGCCTGGTGGGGCAGCTGTCTGCCacttttctcttgtttcttacATCGCTAGCTCTTCAGGACGGGGGCTATGGGCTTGTCTCGTTTCTTGCCCAGCGTCCGCAGGATAAACTTCATAAAACTCCATCCTGCTCCATAAAACAGCCCCCGGTGCAATAAGCACACAGACAAGGGGAAGAAGATGCAGGacacgctgcagcagcagcagcagtagcagaAAGGGAAGCAAGGCCTTGTCACAGCTTTACTAAACACCAACAGGACTAAAACTGAAATACAATCTCTTCTCTTCTGGTGAGACTAGAATTAGCCTCATGCTGTGTCCCAACTGGAAACTGGATAATGGACCAAATACACGTCTGCTCACATCCGGAAAGAGCCTACCAGGGTATCTGACCCGCCTCATCCATTTGCTATCATTACCAACCCCTGGGGTATTTGAAACAGTGACAGCCAGCCAGAGAACCCCCCATTATTAATCTCACAATCCCATTAAGTCTTTCTTAAGTGAAAGGTCTAACTACCGATCAATTTTACATCTTGTTACCTGTATTCCCAGTCCCTGTATCTGCTATTAGATACTAAagatcagctttttttttctgacgtCGGGTTGGTTAAGTTGCAATCTATTCAGGGATGTTAATATAGCATATTATGTTGCATACACACATGAAAGCAGGTTATGCTGGCTGACCCCAGGCATCACCGTCGCAGTTGTTtaataacaagtggagaaaagAATCACTGTAGTAGCATTTTTATGGCAGCATTTCACTATCGAGAGGCAGATTCGGCTCCCGGTCAGGGCAAGGTCTGCATTTCCAACAGCTTCAGTAGGATCTGGAGTAGGGGTCTCAAAGaatattgtaattttttttgtgatatctgcttttcttcagctttcagcTTACCCTAAATTAAACTGGAACAGATTCAAATTTGCCGCAGGATTAGGctactcacacacacacacacacacacacaagacaaCTAACCCTTTCTGAATGCATtgctctcttctgttttctgctttcaaaataaagagATGCACTTCTCAGAAGTTAGTAGCCTGCCGCAGGGAACCGAATCTGTGTGGCTGAAGTGAACTGGGtgaaaatgcactgaaaataaatgggaGCTGCTTCCTAGCTCTGAATATCTGTGAAGAGGTTTGCAGGGAGAGCTACCCCAACAAAGGGAAATAACAGGGCTTTGGGCCCACATGGTGTTAAAGCCAAGCAGGGCTCCAAAATCATTTAAAAGCAGATCAAAATAGCACGAACCCAAGGAAGTCGGTGAGCTGTGCCCAATTCTCCCGGTATTTCTCCCATTAGCAAGTACtttccatttctgctttttatggtgtgagaaaatgtatttaaaaacatgaaaacagttATTAATTGCAATAAACCACTCCGGGGCGAGAATTATGGTGCAATAATTCACACCTTGCTGCCTAGTCACTCGCTCTCGGCCTCCAGCCTCATGCCTAACAAGCTATTAAGCAGAAAGCACTGAACCATCCTTCAAGCCTCGTCATGTTTTATTGCCAGGAGAAGAAGGTTGCGCTCGgcttgtttgaaaaaaaaaaaaaaaaaaaagaagagggggaaaaaaataaaataaagccctCAATTAAGCTCTACAAACGTTGCATAATGCTCGTTGGGGTGCGGGGAAGCATCTCGCCAGGGGTGATGAAGGCACCGGCAGAGGGCGGCGCAGCACCGGCTGGACCCCGGGGTGGGATGGGGGTAGAGGTGGGGGACAGCACCCCGGGGTGTAAATGGGGTCGTGGCAGTGGGATGGCGGTGTGGTGTGGGATGGCAGTCAAGGTGTTCGCTCCTATCCCCTCGCCTGTGCTGTGTGATGGATGTAGTAAGCCTCAGCAATCTGCTGAGAAGGCGGCTGTGTGTTTCGAGCATAAACTCACGCCTTTTAGCCCTCTCACGAACTGAATGCTTCCACTTCAGCCCGGCTAGCAGGTCCCGCTGCACCTGCGAGCCGCAAAGGGCAACCCGCCCGGCGGTGCTGCGGCTGGGCCGGGCTGGCTCCCGCACACCTTCCACTCCGCCTTTGGGGCCGAGGGAGACGGCTCTCGGCGTGTGGCTGCAGGTCAGACACCGCTGCCTCCCAGCCAAGTGGGGCTGCGGGGCCAAATCCCAGTATGATACAGCGTGTTCCTGGAAGCCGCTGCGAGGAGCAGCAGGATGTGAGTCAGGAGGCGATGGCGCACGGCGGGAGCCGGCAGCGGCCTGGCCTGCGAGGCAGCAGGTACGCCTCGCCGCCTTCCCCTTGCGGCCCTGCCAGCTGCCCTCCGCCTCGGGAAGCATCACTGCGGGGACAGGGAGCCTTCTGCCAGGGATTTGGCACAGCCCCCGGCCAGGGGAGATGAAGAAGCCGGCCCCGAGGAGCGAGCGGTTAATCAGCCGCTGGCTGCGTCGGTGAGGATCCCGTCGTCCTCGGCGTGGCGAGCTGAAGATGCGTTGCGAaacagccgctgctgctgccaggctttTCTCTCGAGTTGCAAAAATTTCTGTCAGTCGTGCGCAACAAGCCCCGAAAGTCGCGTAGCACCGGGCTTTGCAATCGCCCCACCGTCCTGGCAAGCGCTATAAAGGCAGCAACTGGCAGAGGAGACGGGTGAATGAAAGCTGGGATTAGTTTCCCGGTGTCAGCTCGGAGGCAGACAAGGGAAGAGCAGGATCCTCAGCTGCTTTGAACAGCTTTCCTGAGTCTGGGATTCGTCCGCCTCCCCTCCCCGGTCTGATTTGCTAATCTTTCCAAAGGGAAACAGTTTTTATGGTGTGACTTTGCCTTCCTTTGAGTGCAAGGCAGGAACGGTCCTGACTGGACTTGCTCATTCGGAGAGGTGTGTTGCTTAATAGGGGAAACGGACTGCGAGCACAGAAATACTCCGTGCAGCTTTAGGCTCAGCAGAAAGATACCGCCTGCCTGAAACCTTCTGCTcgtcctttcctcctccccaacCCCCTTTTTCCAGCATCTTTCACCTGCCTGTCTCTCCCTGCCTCTTCTTCCCGAttgctttctctccttcctccctgaAGTTTCAGGTGAAGGTGTGAGCAGCACACGCTCCTGCGTGAGTCCGAGCAAGCCCCTTTCTAAAGCAGTGCATCCTAAACGATTCAATTTCACTCCCTCCCTCGGGACCCAGCAAATCCTCAGCCTCACACAGCACCGTGAAAAGGTGTCATCTGCCGGCGGCTGGAAGAATTAGTCAGTAGCATAAGCAAAGGGGGGACTTTCCAAAGGACAAGTCCCTCGCCggcagcagcagtggcagcgGCTGTGGCGGCCGCCACACAAGGCTGGTATTCTCGCACCTCTCCGCGCTGGAACACGGAGAGCTGGAAAATTACAGAGCCAACAGTAAAATTCCACCAGCAGCCACTCCAGCCCGCGGGGTGGTTTCCCTCTGTGTGCCCGGCTGTGGAGACCGCTGCGGCACCGCAGAGCCACCTCCCAGCACAGGAGCCAGGAGGTTTCATCGAGGTGGGTGCGAGCTCTGATGTGCCCCCGGGCAAAGTTTTTCAAGGCCTTCCAATTTCCACGGAAAATTTATAGGAGGTGAGCACTCGCTCCTCTCCGCAGCCTTGAAAAGCCCCTTCTGGGTTGCTAACAGGTGGCAGGGCTTATTATGGTTGAGAGCAACAGTGACGGATATGTTGTGTGCCTGGAAATGTGTTAAGTTATGGGGAGGGGAACCCACCCAAATCCCCAGCTATTCTCTGGAAGAGAGATCTTTGGCAGAAACCTCCTAcctgtgtttgttttcattttagttcAATATTACTGTGGTTTTGTGGGGTATTACAAAGGCTAGAGAAAATCTAGAGGCATTTGAGCCTCCAAAAAAATCTCCCACGGGATAGGAGGAGGAGAGAATTTCCCCATACGGAGGAATCAGACTCTGGAGACTAAAGGAGACAAATGTGAACCTTGAGCAGAAACCTTTCCCAAACCAGTTGCTGACGCTGCTGGTTCTAGCTGCCATGAACTTCCAGGGAACTCCCAAAGTATCCTAGGTATGGCATGGACATACAGCAAGGTGCCAACCCCTGAGAAGGATCAAGTAAAGAAGACCATAAAAACCCAGGGATGCAAAGTGGTGTGACCAGGTGCTGGGGTGCAGTGCACCAGTTTTGCTCTTCAATCCCCTTTGTATTCAGTTTCTGTGTGCAACTTACCCCCCACTGGTCTTCTCTGTGGCCCTGATTAGCAAGTTAGCTCATTTCTTTTCAATACTGCACTAGAAAGGGTCTTGAGGAAGAAAATGGTGCAAATCTGTCAGACTGAGCCTTTGAGCATATCAGACACCGACAGAACAGAAATCTCACGGGAACATTTTTGCTAGCTTTTCTTTAGAATTGatggcagggaggagaaaataataaaataaaaatcagtgcatTCTAACAATTTGTTTGAATTTCCTTCACTCTCTTTGTGTCCACATCAAGAAATGAAGCGCTTCAGTGATATTACGGTGCTGAGAAGTGCTACCAAAGGCAGCAGAAGAAAGCACCTGTTCTGCTGTGTGTATTTTGGGGACAGAAGGAGCAATGAATATTCCTTCAAGTTTAAAGCTTCCTTAATGATCTGCCTGGACTAGCACAACTGCATACGCACAACACACAGTAAAGAAGCACCAAAGTGGCATTTTAGGAACGGTAAGTGATTGCGGGGAGAGgggccccccaaaaaaaggacTCAGGGTTCATTGCTAACTTGGTGCCGGAATCAGGAAGTGCAGACAGCTCCAAATAC encodes the following:
- the RUNX1 gene encoding runt-related transcription factor 1 isoform X5, whose product is MASNSIFESLPSYQHFLRDTSTSRRFTPPSTTLSPGKMSEPLPLPGAEHSGALAGKLRSADRSMVEVLADHPGELVRTDSPNFLCSVLPTHWRCNKTLPIAFKVVALGDVPDGTLVTVMAGNDENYSAELRNATAAMKNQVARFNDLRFVGRSGRGKSFTLTITVFTNPPQVATYHRAIKITVDGPREPRNTRQVQPSPPWSYDQSYQYLGSIATPSVHPATPISPGRASGMTSLTAELSSRLSGASDLTAFSDPRVGIDRSFSALPSISDPRMHYPGAFTYTPTPVSSGIGIGMSAMSTATRYHTYLPPPYPGSSQAQGSPFQTSSPSYHLYYGTSAGSYQFSMISGGDRSPPRIHPPCTNASTGSTLLNPNLPNQSDVVEAEGSHSNSPTNMGTTARLEEAVWRPY
- the RUNX1 gene encoding runt-related transcription factor 1 isoform X4 codes for the protein MSEPLPLPGAEHSGALAGKLRSADRSMVEVLADHPGELVRTDSPNFLCSVLPTHWRCNKTLPIAFKVVALGDVPDGTLVTVMAGNDENYSAELRNATAAMKNQVARFNDLRFVGRSGRGKSFTLTITVFTNPPQVATYHRAIKITVDGPREPRRHRQKLDEQTKPGSLSFSERLSELEQLRRTAMRVSPHHPAPTPNPRASLNHTTAFNPQPQSQIQDTRQVQPSPPWSYDQSYQYLGSIATPSVHPATPISPGRASGMTSLTAELSSRLSGASDLTAFSDPRVGIDRSFSALPSISDPRMHYPGAFTYTPTPVSSGIGIGMSAMSTATRYHTYLPPPYPGSSQAQGSPFQTSSPSYHLYYGTSAGSYQFSMISGGDRSPPRIHPPCTNASTGSTLLNPNLPNQSDVVEAEGSHSNSPTNMGTTARLEEAVWRPY